The window GGCTTAGACTCTTAGTTACCTTTCTACTCCTAGCTGTAATTTTCAGCATACCATTCTGATTAGCTAATGCCTCATGCCCCATGCAAGCTGCTGAAGAGTGATAAACTGAGACCTTGAATAGCAGCCTGCTGCACTGATAGAAATAACTGCAGAAGGTATAAAGCAGTAGAAAATTTGTCCCGATGACCTGCTTCCTACCAtatttactgatatttttttcacCCCACTGGCATCTGCAGACTTGCACCTGAGTTAGTTGATGGCAGAGCAGAACAAGGGCAAAGGAAAACCATTTTGAAATGATTTCCTGGTGTGTAGGGAAGGCTTCTAAGGATTTGAGTGCCACTGTTGTGCTCCTTGGAATAAGTGAGAGAGGTTTTAGGATGAAGTCAGGGAAGTGTGAATTTGAAGGCTGTTATGCAAATAATGCTAGAAGGCTTTGAAAAGGTGCTGGACCCAAGGGAGATTAGTGGGAAGTGAAAGGAGTGCAAGGGCCATGTCCTGCCCTGTGATGAGGTTGCTTTGTGTTGCCAGAGCAACTCTATAGAGCTTGGTCCTCGGAGTATTTATTTGCTTATGGCTTGGAGCTCCCAGCGCAACTGCTAGAAGTCGTCAGTGCAGGAgacaaggaaggagagaaggctTTTACATCCTGCTCAATAACTAGATCCCAGTGTCCAAAATAGcataaaatggaaatattctAGTGCTGCCTTGTGACATGGTGGATTTCTGGGTTATAACAGGTTCTTTGTGTCCCATCCTTCGTCTCCGCCGAGCAGGACCTAACCTGGTGGCTAGAAGGAAATGGAGTTTGACATTTGGAATATTAAACGTTTTACTACAGACTGTCTTCTGGCAGTGGCCTGAACTAGATTTTCCCCGAAGGGATATTAGAGCTCATCTACCTCAGCAAATTTAAAGCTGGTGTAAATGACTGGACTGATGGCTGAGGAGCTTGGCACCTCCTGTTCCTCTCCAGAAGTGATTGTTGGTGAGCAATTCTGTTTTGAGACACCTCCTGCCAGCTCTCACTTGCAGGGCTCACTGCCCTCACTGCCTTTGTCACAGGGTCTCTGGGGGTAATTGCAACTATCCCACTTCTCTCAGGCTCTGTGAAGGGGCTGCTGGCAGTAGCAGCCTGACAGACCCTTCCCTGGTCTGTGTGTGGCCATGGTGGGGCATACAATTCTTCTGTCTGAAAATAGTGCTGACTGTATGCAGGGAGCCTGAGAGCAGCCTCTCATGAGCTGCTTGCAGATGCTGTCCTCTTTTGTGTGGACCCTTGTCCTCAGGAGACCACAAGTCCCTTCACGCAGAGTGGATTTCAGTGGAAACAGGAGGGAGCAGTGCACACTGTGACTTGCAGTCTGTACAGACTGGCATTCGCAACGGATCTTGACATTTGCATTTCATATTCAACGTGCATAAAGTGACGTGTGGTTGCTCCCTTCTAGGAGACAGAAGAAAACGGCCTCTCATGCTGTGACGGAGCTGGAGAACACCAAGGATTGCAACCAGGCCAGGCAGCCTCTCTTCTGCCCTTCCCATCCCACAGAGGAGCTAAGGCTATTCTGCGAGCAGTGTGACCAGCCTGTGTGCCGGGATTGCGTTGTAGACGGGCACCGGCAGCACCCCTATGACTTCATCGGCAATGTCATCCACAGGCATGGGGACGCCCTGCGGGAGCTGCTGAAAAGCACCCAACAGCACATGGGCACCCTAGAAGATGTGCTGGGCCAGATTGATGACATGGGCGGTGCCATCTGCAGTCGCACAGAGGCTGTGGCCACAGAGATTTGTCTGTTTGCCAGTGGGTATGTGAAAGCGATTGAAGAGCACCGGGACCGGCTGCTGAAGCAGCTGGGGGACTTGAAGGTGCAAAAGGAAAACCTGCTGCACTTGCAGAaggcccagctgcagcagctgctgctggacaTGAGGACAGGCGTGGAGTTCACGGAGCACTTGCTGATGAGCGGCTCAGACCTGGAGATCCTTATCACCAAAGGGGTGGTGGCAAGCCGGCTGGCAAAGCTGAACAGTGTTGCTTACAACACCCACCCCAGTGTGGACGACGGGATCCAGTTCTCTCCCCGGGAGAGAGCAGGGCAGTGTTGTGGCTATGAAGTTTTTGGGGCCATTCTCAATAAAGTGGTTGATCCAGCCAGATGTACTCTGCACGGGGAAGGTAATGGGGTGCTGTACAACAGCTGAATGGGAACGCGCCACTCCCTGAAGTCACCTTTCCGTTCTCTGTGCCCACGTGGTGTGGAGCTTAAGGCACTGTTGGCTCCCTGCTGTCCCGGCATTGACTAGGGGCATTGGTAGAGCCCTGCCAGAGGTTACGTTGCTTGCTGAGGGCCTATGGGAGCCGTGCTGGGCAGGGAGCCAGAGAGCTATCCCCATCCAGATGTACAGAGCATACTGGAGCTGCCCTCTGCAACATCACTGACCTCAGGATGGGGCTGAGGTGCGAGAAGAGCAACCCTTAAGCCAAAAGACCACAGCTTACTCGGGGGATGGGAAAGACTCCTGCAATGGCAGGATGTGATGCTCTCCAGGTggccccagctgccctgcagcaTGGGCCCAGGCAGATCCCCTCTGTGGCTGAGCGAGTAGGTTCATTTCCCCTTACAGTTCTGCTGAGATTGCCATGGGGATAACTGGCATCGATGGTTTCATGGGTATTTGCTTACTAAGGACTTGGAGAGGGGCCAGCAAACAGAGAACATTCAGACCAGCCCACAGAGCGCAGCCAGCTCGGGTCAGTAATGGCCTGCACAGGACAGATGAGAGAGACCCAGGGCTCATTCAGTCCCTTCCATGCCAAGCTGTAAGTGCTGAGGTTTCTGGGGTTCCTTGCTGCACACTGGGGCTGTTCTTTCTCCCTCCCGGTTGCATGGTGCACCTTGAGGCCTTCTGGGAAGATGCCGTCTGGGCTCAGAGGGACAGGCAGGAAGACCACCCATGTCCATACAGACCTCCAAGGCTAAGCCTGTCCAACATCTCTCAGCACCTATGGCTGTCCACTCTCTCCTGATCCCAGTCACGTATTTACTTTTCCCTGTGAGTGGAAGGAGCTGTACACCCTGGCAGCAAAGTCCTGGCTGTGCTCTGATGGCACAGCAATGCTGCGAAGTAGGTGGGAGGTGGCAGTCATGGCTGGTGTGAATCCTTTCTGGTCCTGTTTCTCTGCCTTGCAGATCTCCACAGTGCCCGTCAGAACCAGCTGACTGGCTTTACCCTGCTCTGCAATGACACCATGGGGGAGCGGATGGGGCGAGGAGGAGAGGCTGTGCAGGTCACCATCACCCACAAGGACAAGAGGGACCGGTGGGTATTTTGCCTGAGAACTCCCTGCTCACTGGgtttgcttttctgcctctcttaCCCTGGCTCCCTCCTTGCTTGGGCAGGTGGGAGGATGTGCTTCAGCATGTGGGTCAGAATCTGTAGGGGAAAAGGCACTATTCTTCTTCCCACTGGTATAGCAGTGCTTCCTACAGGTTGTATTTGGCTGCGTGGAGGTTGACAGTGTTGGCTCAGATTTGTATTGAGTCTTTGAGTGATTTGGGACTTCTTAAAAGATTCAACGCTTGGTGGGTGTTAGACATTTTCAGTGACCTGTTGTTCCTTCCCACCCCTACCAGCAGACACTCGGGGCTCCTGCTTTTCTCAACACCTGATGAGCGTAAAACATCGCAGCCCCAGAATGACTGTCCCGAGTCAGACAGACAGTCCACCAAGCCCAGGAACCTCTGACAGTTGATCGAAGTGCCTAATTCATGTTCTGGAGAAAGAATCTGTGTTGGGACTTTATCGTGCTTTCTCCTGTACTCGCAAGTGTTAAGCACTTCAGCATGTTTGGAGGCTTTCTAGCAAAAGCAGGAAAGACCACACTTGAGCTCCTAAGTGTTTCTGCAATGAAAATgaccaacc is drawn from Accipiter gentilis chromosome 21, bAccGen1.1, whole genome shotgun sequence and contains these coding sequences:
- the TRIM45 gene encoding tripartite motif-containing protein 45 produces the protein MSSGQRCPVCAEPWVSPRLLPCLHSLCVPCLRRLGTLGETGRAAAATTTTAARSVLCPVCDSEVTLPPGGIGQLTPDYLALNRSREAAGCDLCADGAAARRCLTCGADLCLFCCQAHRRQKKTASHAVTELENTKDCNQARQPLFCPSHPTEELRLFCEQCDQPVCRDCVVDGHRQHPYDFIGNVIHRHGDALRELLKSTQQHMGTLEDVLGQIDDMGGAICSRTEAVATEICLFASGYVKAIEEHRDRLLKQLGDLKVQKENLLHLQKAQLQQLLLDMRTGVEFTEHLLMSGSDLEILITKGVVASRLAKLNSVAYNTHPSVDDGIQFSPRERAGQCCGYEVFGAILNKVVDPARCTLHGEDLHSARQNQLTGFTLLCNDTMGERMGRGGEAVQVTITHKDKRDRAVKPTVCDNGDGTYHISYSPEEPGLYAVCVCVKGQHVQGSPFTLMVKNKFREHQGVFHCCTFCSSGGQKAARCACGGTMPGGYQGCGHGHKGHPGCPHWSCCGQVKETSECLGGPPSDTSQRSLLRTVAL